From one Burkholderia pyrrocinia genomic stretch:
- a CDS encoding polyamine ABC transporter substrate-binding protein, whose translation MAGDWKQHLRTACAALALGGFAWAGVPVAHAADVVNAYNWGNSIGKATIANFEKATGIKVVYQEFDSNETLQAKLLSGTSGYDVVVPSDIFWARQLQAGIFRKIDKSQVPNYGLLDPEVMKVLSKDDPGNQFGIPWTWGTDGLGMNVEKVKAALGNDAPLDSWALLFDPKYVQKLRSCGVSVLDSPVDAFGMALVYLKKDANTTNPADYQAAYELLKSVRPYITQFNSSSYINDLAGGDICLALGWSGDVNSARIAAAAAKKPYHIKYVIPTEGSAMWFDMMAIPKDAPHPDAALKFVNFVLSEKESANLTNDTSYPSAVPSSKHLVRSEVTSDPAVFPPADVIRKLSLSKPVPPELMRLQNRLWTKLKTE comes from the coding sequence ATGGCAGGGGACTGGAAACAGCATCTGAGGACGGCATGCGCGGCGCTCGCGCTGGGCGGTTTCGCGTGGGCCGGCGTGCCCGTCGCGCACGCGGCGGACGTCGTCAACGCGTACAACTGGGGCAACTCGATCGGCAAGGCGACTATCGCGAACTTCGAGAAGGCGACCGGCATCAAGGTCGTCTACCAGGAGTTCGATTCGAACGAGACGCTGCAGGCGAAGCTGCTGTCGGGCACGTCGGGCTACGACGTCGTCGTGCCGTCCGACATCTTCTGGGCGCGGCAGCTGCAGGCCGGCATCTTCCGCAAGATCGACAAGAGCCAGGTGCCGAACTACGGGCTGCTCGATCCGGAAGTCATGAAGGTGCTGTCGAAGGACGATCCGGGCAACCAGTTCGGCATTCCGTGGACGTGGGGCACGGATGGCCTCGGGATGAACGTCGAGAAGGTGAAGGCCGCGCTCGGCAACGACGCGCCGCTCGACAGCTGGGCGCTGCTGTTCGACCCGAAGTACGTGCAGAAGCTGCGGAGTTGCGGTGTGTCGGTGCTCGATTCGCCGGTCGATGCGTTCGGGATGGCGCTGGTCTACCTGAAGAAGGATGCGAACACGACGAACCCGGCCGACTACCAGGCCGCGTACGAGCTGCTGAAATCGGTGCGGCCGTACATCACGCAGTTCAATTCGAGCAGCTACATCAACGATCTCGCGGGCGGCGACATCTGCCTCGCGCTCGGCTGGTCGGGCGACGTGAACTCCGCGCGCATCGCGGCCGCTGCCGCGAAGAAGCCGTATCACATCAAGTACGTGATCCCGACCGAGGGCAGCGCAATGTGGTTCGACATGATGGCGATCCCGAAGGATGCGCCGCATCCGGACGCTGCGCTGAAGTTCGTCAACTTCGTGCTGTCGGAGAAGGAGAGCGCGAACCTGACCAACGACACGTCGTATCCGTCGGCCGTGCCGTCGTCGAAGCACCTGGTGCGCAGCGAGGTGACGAGCGATCCGGCCGTGTTCCCGCCCGCCGACGTGATCCGCAAGCTGAGCCTCAGCAAGCCGGTTCCGCCTGAGCTGATGCGTCTGCAGAACCGTCTCTGGACGAAGCTGAAGACCGAGTAA
- a CDS encoding NAD(P)/FAD-dependent oxidoreductase, producing MEMEVNEAKLTAPVQAHVMRGAPVALGVEAALANTKLFPYWLDNPAAPATEPELVGDVTADLLIVGGGFTGLWSAVQAKEQMPHLNVVLIEAGKVAHGASGRAGGIISTSVMHGLPNAVRVFPNDIAQLEEFGHHNLDGFEETLKRYDIDADIEWNGEMTVAVDPEHIAHLKGDYDLHREYGHNVVLLNRDETLEQLNSPLFAGALWSRNRSGIVHPAKLAWGLKRAALSLGVKLYEHTPLTTVTDEGSTVFVTTPKGSVRAPRVVFGSGTAKVGIPDINRRVMQVRDHVLATEPLTDEQLARIGWKNRQGVYDTRTQLNYFRLTKNNNIIFGGLVSYHFDGDPEPHQDGQRETYYRLAEAFYRTFPQLSDVRFSHAWGGPIDYCSRGSVFAKRYLGDKAVFVAGYTGFGVAASRFGAFMGLNILFDRDSPERKLDIANQSPSYIPPEPMRWVAAKITFHAFDGADAEGGWKRAWISGLKAMGFPM from the coding sequence ATGGAAATGGAAGTCAACGAAGCAAAACTGACCGCGCCGGTTCAGGCGCACGTCATGCGCGGCGCGCCGGTCGCACTGGGCGTCGAGGCGGCGCTCGCGAATACGAAGCTGTTCCCGTACTGGCTCGACAACCCGGCCGCGCCGGCGACCGAGCCGGAACTCGTCGGCGACGTGACGGCCGACCTGCTGATCGTCGGCGGCGGCTTCACGGGGCTGTGGTCGGCCGTGCAGGCGAAGGAACAGATGCCGCACCTGAACGTGGTGCTGATCGAGGCCGGCAAGGTCGCGCACGGCGCATCGGGCCGCGCGGGCGGGATCATCTCGACGTCGGTGATGCACGGGCTGCCGAACGCGGTGCGCGTGTTCCCGAACGACATCGCGCAGCTCGAGGAATTTGGCCATCACAACCTCGACGGGTTCGAGGAGACGCTGAAGCGCTACGACATCGACGCCGACATCGAATGGAACGGCGAGATGACGGTCGCGGTCGATCCGGAGCACATCGCGCACCTGAAGGGCGATTACGACCTGCATCGCGAGTACGGCCACAACGTCGTGCTGCTGAATCGCGACGAAACGCTCGAACAACTGAACTCGCCGCTGTTCGCGGGCGCGCTGTGGTCGCGCAACCGCAGCGGCATCGTGCATCCGGCGAAGCTCGCATGGGGGCTGAAGCGCGCGGCGCTGTCGCTCGGCGTGAAGCTGTACGAGCACACGCCGCTCACGACCGTGACCGACGAAGGCAGCACCGTGTTCGTGACGACGCCGAAGGGCAGCGTGCGTGCGCCGCGCGTCGTGTTCGGCAGCGGCACCGCGAAGGTCGGGATTCCCGACATCAACCGCCGTGTGATGCAGGTGCGCGACCACGTGCTCGCGACCGAGCCGCTGACCGACGAGCAGCTCGCGCGGATCGGCTGGAAGAACCGCCAGGGCGTGTACGACACGCGCACGCAGCTCAACTATTTCCGCCTGACGAAGAACAACAACATCATCTTCGGCGGCCTGGTCAGCTATCACTTCGACGGCGACCCGGAACCGCACCAGGACGGCCAGCGCGAAACGTACTACCGGCTCGCGGAGGCGTTCTACCGCACGTTCCCGCAACTGAGCGACGTGCGCTTCTCGCACGCGTGGGGCGGCCCGATCGACTACTGCTCGCGCGGCTCGGTGTTCGCGAAGCGCTATCTCGGCGACAAGGCCGTGTTCGTCGCCGGTTATACGGGCTTCGGCGTCGCGGCGAGCCGGTTCGGCGCGTTCATGGGGCTGAACATCCTGTTCGATCGCGACAGCCCGGAGCGCAAGCTCGACATCGCGAACCAGAGCCCGAGCTACATCCCGCCCGAGCCGATGCGCTGGGTCGCCGCGAAGATCACGTTCCATGCGTTCGATGGCGCGGATGCCGAAGGCGGCTGGAAGCGTGCGTGGATCAGCGGGCTCAAGGCGATGGGCTTCCCGATGTAA
- a CDS encoding amidohydrolase, with the protein MQIQPTHAAATPADFVLTNAKVYTVDPHKPWAQAVAVRDGRIVQVGDTAAVQAYVGAQTKVVDAAGRLVLPGFVESHWHFETTAFAFQAFVNYEDPHKVLAALRAYVESHPDEPAITGMGWVQATIPPALLRKETLDAICADRPVCLLSTDFHSMWVNSKALEIAGIDASTPPVQEGASWFEKDAVTGEPTGLIVDGAAYSLLMLRISAAGLLPTGIDLYLKSIPPWQKKLCAAGVTTVFDAGFFDPSGDQSLLYETLQTMERAGDLKLRVVGSVAVIGEIDDPVGTLVKYREQYDSPLVKARALKLFLDGTEANHTAYLLEPYSDRPDTCGAPTMPADTFNRYLVEADRANANVMVHCVGDAAVRMALDGFDSVNRTNPPRDRRHVITHAFLTHPDDIPRFRRAGVIANTQLQWGVVDAYTEQLRDHYGHERWSNMYKFRTFLDEGVTVSIGMDGLACQCRCQHKPLEHIESGHTRQLAGEPDAPVFPDIAERLSIPQLIAAYTIHGAYQLGMEHEVGSLTPGKRADLVVLEHDLFEVGQYDIGRIDVALTMMDGRITHVGDDFGARTGVQAS; encoded by the coding sequence ATGCAGATTCAACCGACGCATGCCGCCGCGACGCCGGCGGATTTCGTGCTGACCAACGCGAAGGTCTACACCGTCGATCCGCACAAGCCGTGGGCGCAGGCCGTCGCCGTGCGCGACGGCCGGATCGTCCAGGTCGGCGATACCGCGGCCGTGCAGGCTTACGTCGGCGCGCAAACGAAAGTGGTCGACGCAGCCGGCCGGCTCGTGCTGCCGGGCTTCGTCGAATCGCACTGGCACTTCGAGACGACCGCGTTCGCGTTCCAGGCGTTCGTGAACTACGAGGATCCGCACAAGGTGCTCGCTGCGCTGCGCGCGTACGTCGAGTCGCATCCGGACGAGCCGGCGATCACCGGGATGGGCTGGGTGCAGGCGACGATTCCGCCGGCGCTGCTGCGCAAGGAGACGCTCGACGCGATCTGCGCGGATCGCCCTGTGTGCCTGCTGTCGACCGATTTCCATTCGATGTGGGTGAACTCGAAGGCGCTGGAGATCGCCGGCATCGATGCGTCGACGCCGCCCGTGCAGGAAGGCGCGAGCTGGTTCGAGAAGGACGCGGTGACGGGCGAGCCGACCGGCCTGATCGTCGACGGCGCCGCGTATTCGTTGCTGATGCTGCGGATCAGCGCGGCTGGCCTGCTGCCGACCGGCATCGACCTGTACCTGAAATCGATTCCGCCGTGGCAGAAGAAGCTGTGCGCGGCCGGCGTGACGACCGTGTTCGACGCGGGTTTCTTCGATCCGAGCGGCGACCAGTCGCTGCTGTACGAGACGCTGCAGACGATGGAGCGCGCGGGCGACCTGAAGCTGCGCGTGGTCGGCAGCGTCGCGGTGATCGGCGAGATCGACGATCCGGTCGGCACGCTCGTCAAATACCGTGAGCAGTACGATTCGCCGCTCGTGAAGGCACGCGCGCTGAAGCTGTTTCTCGACGGCACCGAGGCGAACCACACCGCGTACCTGCTCGAGCCGTACTCGGACCGCCCCGACACCTGCGGCGCGCCGACGATGCCGGCCGATACGTTCAACCGCTATCTGGTCGAAGCCGATCGCGCGAACGCGAACGTGATGGTCCACTGCGTCGGCGACGCGGCCGTGCGGATGGCGCTCGACGGCTTCGACTCGGTCAACCGCACGAACCCGCCGCGCGACCGCCGCCACGTGATCACGCACGCGTTCCTCACGCATCCGGACGACATCCCGCGTTTCCGCCGCGCGGGCGTGATCGCGAACACGCAGCTGCAATGGGGCGTGGTCGACGCGTACACCGAGCAACTGCGCGACCACTACGGCCACGAACGCTGGAGCAACATGTACAAGTTCCGCACGTTCCTCGACGAAGGCGTGACGGTGTCGATCGGCATGGACGGCCTCGCGTGCCAGTGCCGCTGCCAGCACAAGCCGCTCGAACACATCGAGTCGGGCCATACGCGCCAGCTCGCGGGCGAGCCCGATGCGCCGGTGTTCCCGGATATCGCCGAGCGCCTGAGCATTCCGCAGCTGATCGCCGCGTACACGATCCACGGCGCGTACCAGCTCGGGATGGAGCACGAAGTCGGCTCGCTGACGCCCGGCAAGCGCGCGGATCTCGTCGTGCTCGAGCACGACCTGTTCGAAGTCGGCCAGTACGACATCGGCCGCATCGACGTCGCGCTGACGATGATGGACGGCCGCATCACGCACGTGGGCGACGATTTCGGCGCACGCACGGGCGTGCAGGCATCCTGA
- a CDS encoding helix-turn-helix transcriptional regulator has product MRLLHPDPAAQGHYLVGVRPDTLGAAIRAVGTPGFVGAITAFVNDSIAADAVHLERWRADTGSASGHVVDWLGSGSLRLPADTLRVMDVYYQDYCHVDPLFAPLRGKAGTLLVQRHIDGLANGDFRRRIFDEPGIAQECVLVHGNAHVQYALGLARTGAQSAFTTDELFHFRQMVDLLFPMFELHARTCAARRVASVSPNALSQAGQAGFDARLERQHVQLSRREHEICRLMLCGRSVPEAAQQLDVKLSTAESYVKRAFAKLGVRTRRELFDWVLVDC; this is encoded by the coding sequence ATGCGACTTCTCCATCCCGATCCCGCCGCGCAAGGCCACTACCTGGTCGGCGTGCGTCCCGATACGCTCGGCGCGGCGATCCGCGCGGTCGGCACGCCGGGCTTCGTCGGCGCGATCACCGCGTTCGTGAACGACAGCATTGCGGCCGATGCCGTGCATCTCGAACGCTGGCGCGCCGACACGGGCAGCGCATCGGGCCATGTCGTCGATTGGCTCGGCAGCGGCAGCCTGCGCTTGCCGGCGGATACGCTGCGCGTGATGGACGTCTATTACCAGGACTACTGCCACGTCGATCCGCTGTTCGCGCCGCTGCGCGGCAAGGCCGGCACGCTGCTCGTGCAGCGTCATATCGACGGGCTCGCGAACGGCGACTTCCGCCGCCGGATCTTCGACGAACCGGGCATCGCGCAGGAATGCGTACTGGTGCACGGCAACGCGCACGTGCAGTACGCACTGGGGCTCGCGCGCACCGGCGCTCAGTCCGCGTTCACGACGGACGAGCTGTTCCACTTCCGGCAGATGGTCGACCTGCTGTTTCCGATGTTCGAGTTGCATGCGCGCACATGCGCCGCACGGCGCGTCGCGTCGGTATCGCCGAATGCGCTGTCGCAGGCCGGGCAGGCCGGTTTCGATGCGCGCCTCGAACGGCAGCACGTGCAGCTATCGCGCCGCGAGCACGAGATCTGCCGGCTGATGCTGTGCGGGCGCTCGGTGCCCGAGGCCGCGCAGCAACTCGACGTGAAGCTGTCGACCGCCGAGTCGTATGTGAAGCGCGCGTTCGCGAAGCTCGGCGTGCGCACGCGCCGCGAGCTGTTCGACTGGGTGCTCGTCGACTGCTGA
- a CDS encoding cupin domain-containing protein gives MTKLIKDILPLGAGIGEFTKLDFGMDESDWRAAEGKSGNYIIGWWEGKAGSVEFPETAADEAVWLVEGRIALTDVEGNRKEFAPGQGYLLPAGFAGRWETIEDAKKFYVLLEKS, from the coding sequence ATGACCAAACTGATCAAGGACATCCTGCCGCTCGGCGCAGGCATCGGCGAATTCACGAAGCTCGACTTCGGGATGGACGAAAGCGACTGGCGCGCGGCCGAAGGCAAGAGCGGCAACTACATCATCGGCTGGTGGGAAGGCAAGGCCGGCTCGGTGGAGTTTCCGGAAACCGCGGCCGACGAAGCGGTATGGCTCGTCGAGGGCCGGATCGCGCTGACCGACGTCGAAGGCAACCGCAAGGAATTCGCGCCGGGCCAGGGCTACCTGTTGCCGGCCGGCTTCGCGGGCCGCTGGGAGACGATCGAGGACGCGAAGAAGTTCTACGTGCTGCTCGAGAAGTCGTGA
- a CDS encoding MFS transporter, whose protein sequence is MNVVNLQDEARQESALFVVVMLLLGILGPTVFLGLPAIVGQVERHWGFGEAALGLSSFVEVLGESTGTLLVAFVLGRQPVRLVLAGAVTLAAGANLGTLATHGLVAYSALQFIAGVGSGGLNGIALRYLSYSRAPERNLGMMLMGQVMWSMVLLAYIFPMLSSAWGAHGVFGFVACVLGMFVLAAPLFRRGETLAAPTPAGVAGSIDRKGAMLVLCAQLALYGGVGVVWTFLEKIGTDAGLSGKSVSLVLGIANVASLVICAAMPKLGAGPGLRRWTLVNLGGCAVAAVLLAMPASVATFTLGAIVFIGCWTGGALLIYATIPQYDLIGKSAALSPGCVALGYGVGSVAGGSLIESAGTQSALLAAIVLCAVAFLCYVRLRPAVFGMERALAVAPE, encoded by the coding sequence ATGAACGTAGTCAACCTGCAGGATGAAGCGCGACAGGAAAGCGCGCTGTTCGTCGTCGTGATGCTGCTGCTCGGCATACTCGGGCCGACGGTTTTTCTCGGCCTGCCCGCGATCGTCGGGCAGGTCGAGCGCCATTGGGGCTTCGGCGAAGCGGCGCTCGGGCTGTCCAGCTTCGTCGAGGTGCTCGGCGAATCGACGGGCACGCTGCTCGTCGCGTTCGTGCTCGGCCGCCAGCCGGTCCGGCTCGTGCTCGCGGGCGCGGTGACGCTCGCGGCCGGCGCGAACCTCGGCACGCTCGCGACACACGGGCTCGTCGCGTATTCGGCGCTGCAGTTCATCGCGGGCGTCGGCTCGGGCGGGCTGAACGGGATCGCGCTGCGCTACCTGTCGTATTCGCGCGCGCCGGAACGCAATCTCGGGATGATGCTGATGGGGCAAGTGATGTGGAGCATGGTGCTGCTCGCATACATCTTCCCGATGCTGAGCAGCGCATGGGGCGCGCACGGCGTGTTCGGTTTCGTCGCGTGCGTGCTCGGCATGTTCGTGCTCGCGGCGCCGCTGTTTCGCCGCGGCGAGACGCTGGCCGCGCCGACGCCGGCCGGCGTCGCCGGCAGCATCGACCGCAAGGGCGCGATGCTCGTGCTGTGCGCGCAGCTCGCACTGTATGGCGGCGTCGGCGTCGTGTGGACCTTCCTCGAGAAGATCGGCACCGATGCGGGCCTGAGCGGCAAGTCGGTATCGCTCGTGCTCGGCATCGCGAACGTCGCGAGCCTCGTGATCTGCGCGGCGATGCCGAAGCTCGGTGCCGGCCCGGGCCTGCGCCGCTGGACGCTCGTGAACCTCGGCGGCTGCGCGGTCGCGGCCGTGCTGCTTGCGATGCCGGCGTCGGTCGCGACGTTCACGCTCGGCGCGATCGTGTTCATCGGCTGCTGGACCGGCGGTGCGCTGCTGATCTACGCGACGATTCCGCAGTACGACCTGATCGGCAAGTCGGCCGCGCTGTCGCCGGGCTGCGTCGCGCTCGGCTACGGCGTCGGTTCGGTCGCGGGCGGCTCGCTGATCGAAAGCGCGGGCACGCAGTCGGCGCTTCTCGCGGCGATCGTGCTGTGCGCGGTGGCGTTCCTCTGCTACGTGCGGCTGCGGCCCGCGGTGTTCGGCATGGAGCGCGCGCTCGCAGTGGCACCTGAATGA
- a CDS encoding LysR family transcriptional regulator, with protein sequence MFSNTTDLDLRLIRVFLAVVDARGITAAEASLGVRQSTISTQLSALEARVGFKLCDRGRGGFRLTSKGERFAATARTLVAATSEFVARVRDIDRKLVGTLSIGLIGQAPLVENARVADAIGAFRKRDQAVTFSMKVASPQELEESLVNNQLDLAIGYFWHRVPGLLYTPLFTEQQVIYCGRGHPLFHAARPVSADDLQAHDWVWRTYPVPEEQYPLPERRVTASADSIEAATILILSGGHLGYLPAHYAEPFEQRGLVKAVGRSTFSFDVPLHLAMKRSTSDKPIVDAFCEDLLRAFNIKAAALAA encoded by the coding sequence ATGTTTTCGAATACCACCGATCTCGATCTCCGGCTTATCCGGGTCTTTCTGGCCGTCGTCGACGCACGCGGCATCACGGCCGCCGAGGCGTCGCTCGGCGTGCGGCAGTCGACCATCAGCACGCAGCTGTCGGCGCTCGAAGCGCGCGTCGGCTTCAAGCTGTGCGATCGCGGGCGCGGCGGCTTTCGCCTGACGTCGAAGGGCGAACGCTTCGCGGCCACGGCGCGCACGCTCGTCGCGGCGACGTCCGAATTCGTCGCGCGCGTGCGCGACATCGACCGCAAGCTGGTCGGCACGCTGTCGATCGGCCTGATCGGCCAGGCGCCGCTCGTCGAGAACGCGCGCGTGGCCGACGCGATCGGTGCGTTCCGCAAGCGCGACCAGGCCGTCACGTTCTCGATGAAGGTCGCGTCGCCGCAGGAGCTCGAGGAAAGCCTCGTCAACAACCAGCTCGATCTCGCGATCGGCTATTTCTGGCATCGCGTGCCGGGCCTGCTCTACACGCCGCTGTTCACCGAGCAGCAGGTGATCTACTGCGGGCGCGGGCATCCGCTGTTCCACGCGGCGCGGCCGGTGTCGGCGGACGACCTGCAGGCGCACGACTGGGTATGGCGCACCTATCCGGTGCCGGAGGAGCAGTATCCGCTGCCCGAGCGGCGCGTGACCGCGAGCGCGGACAGCATCGAGGCCGCGACGATCCTGATCCTGTCGGGCGGCCATCTCGGCTACCTGCCCGCGCATTACGCGGAGCCGTTCGAGCAGCGCGGGCTCGTGAAGGCCGTCGGCCGTTCGACGTTCAGCTTCGACGTGCCGCTGCATCTCGCGATGAAGCGCAGCACCAGCGACAAGCCGATCGTCGATGCGTTCTGCGAGGACCTGCTGCGCGCGTTCAACATCAAGGCGGCCGCGCTGGCCGCGTAG
- a CDS encoding helix-turn-helix transcriptional regulator, producing MLLNVNPFHRDNDRFNVSFKALGELIETVGTPHFVPRLTQLLNDVVPLDVAHVERSRVDGTMPTGYRCEWIGSSGIGTATSDISDVMTLYYERFLDSDPLFAGLRGKTGTMLVVRDIAAIPPGEFRQRLFDDVHIGHECVLARGTRYSQHSIALERGRDRPPFTLAEMNRFRSISDVLFPLLELHASTTAVRRVAHPTPEVHPLAQFDARIAADGVKLSKREYETCKHLISGKTVPETAEILGVRVASAESYVKRAFAKLGVRTKRELAAWGSATTAFPSSGPHDGAAPPALSRRPDPA from the coding sequence ATGCTGCTCAACGTGAACCCCTTCCACCGCGACAACGACCGCTTCAACGTGTCGTTCAAGGCGCTGGGCGAGCTGATCGAGACGGTCGGCACGCCGCACTTCGTGCCGCGCCTCACGCAGCTGCTGAACGACGTGGTGCCGCTCGACGTCGCGCACGTCGAACGCTCGCGTGTCGACGGCACGATGCCCACCGGCTACCGATGCGAATGGATCGGCAGCAGCGGCATCGGCACCGCGACGTCGGACATCTCGGACGTGATGACGCTCTACTACGAGCGCTTTCTCGACAGCGACCCGCTGTTCGCGGGGCTGCGCGGCAAGACGGGCACGATGCTCGTGGTGCGCGACATCGCGGCGATCCCGCCCGGCGAATTCCGCCAGCGGCTGTTCGACGACGTGCATATCGGCCACGAATGCGTGCTCGCGCGCGGCACGCGTTATTCGCAGCATTCGATCGCGCTGGAGCGCGGCCGCGACCGGCCGCCGTTCACGCTCGCCGAGATGAACCGCTTTCGCAGCATCAGCGACGTGCTGTTCCCGCTGCTCGAACTGCATGCGTCGACCACCGCCGTGCGGCGCGTCGCGCACCCGACGCCCGAAGTCCATCCGCTCGCGCAATTCGATGCGCGGATCGCGGCCGACGGCGTGAAGCTGTCGAAGCGCGAATACGAAACCTGCAAGCACCTGATCTCCGGCAAGACCGTGCCGGAAACGGCGGAGATCCTCGGCGTGCGCGTCGCGTCGGCCGAGTCGTACGTGAAGCGCGCGTTCGCGAAGCTCGGCGTGCGCACGAAGCGCGAACTCGCCGCGTGGGGTTCGGC